A stretch of the Argentina anserina chromosome 6, drPotAnse1.1, whole genome shotgun sequence genome encodes the following:
- the LOC126799082 gene encoding uncharacterized protein LOC126799082 — protein MAGFLRHRDTNKDDRLTRERSAGSKPSNIFLLSPFSDITMTQFAMVEELASLVKDNLSCKHLILSVEEALVDFLQSDTSSSGLLQLEPMNSYNRLLLHRLADIFGFSHESVGEGEERHLVLGRCPETSIPSILVSDILWQCDEPESPMTSHLLLKRSETPPVLRKSSPSLQYSLEEREAAYVAARERIFSRDLGEVKESVTPRQRTDPVVARRMIAHALGKRINPTSQDATYQDCNVSREQSDKLNIQAKVEAETNFLVEAFQQTVTPLDQNVNSRGEVKKNNRSLNPSLLTLNERKTNQKQDEKSDAVSGISSNGRKGHGADEEDIKREHLGAAKRMFAHALGTRSGKNGVSSKGSEIKHVDRE, from the exons ATGGCTGGTTTCCTCCGACACAGAGACACAAATAAAGACGATAGATTGACGAGAGAGAGAAGCGCAGGATCAAAACCTTCTAACATATTCCTGCTATCTCCATTCTCAGATATAACTATGACCCAGTTCGCCAtg GTTGAGGAATTGGCATCGCTTGTTAAGGACAATCTTTCGTGCAAGCATCTTATTCTGTCGGTGGAAGAGGCTTTGGTGGACTTCCTTCAGAGTGATACCAG TTCAAGTGGACTCTTGCAGTTAGAACCAATGAACTCATACAACCGTCTTCTCTTGCATCGTCTTGCAGATATATTTGG ATTTTCCCATGAATCTGTTGGTGAAGGAGAGGAGCGGCATTTAGTTTTGGGGCGGTGCCCGGAGACATCAAT ACCCTCCATCCTTGTCAGTGATATTTTGTGGCAGTGTGATGAGCCTGAATCTCCAATGACTTCACATCTATTATTAAAGAGGTCAGAAACCCCTCCAG TGTTGAGGAAATCATCTCCTTCGCTTCAATATTCACTGGAGGAGAGAGAAGCAGCATATGTGGCAGCTCGTGAGCGAATATTTTCAAGGGATTTGGGTGAGGTAAAGGAATCTGTAACGCCAAGACAGCGCACTGATCCTGTGGTAGCACGCCGGATGATAGCACATGCCCTCGGCAAAAGAATTAACCCTACCAGTCAGGATGCAACCTATCAAGATTGCAACGTCTCTAGAGAGCAGAGTGATAAATTGAATATTCAAGCCAAGGTTGAAGCTGAGACCAATTTTCTTGTGGAAGCTTTTCAGCAGACCGTCACCCCTTTGGACCAAAATGTGAACTCCCGTGGTGAAGTAAAAAAGAATAACCGTAGTTTGAATCCCTCACTGCTAACTCTGAATGAAAGGAAGACAAACCAAAAACAAGATGAGAAGTCTGATGCTGTCAGCGGCATATCTTCGAATGGAAGAAAAGGACATGGTGCAGATGAGGAAGACATCAAAAGGGAACATCTGGGTGCGGCCAAGAGGATGTTTGCTCATGCCTTAGGAACACGCTCAGGAAAGAATGGTGTTTCATCAAAAGGCAGTGAGATAAAGCATGTTGACAGGGAGTGA